A window of Gymnogyps californianus isolate 813 chromosome 28, ASM1813914v2, whole genome shotgun sequence genomic DNA:
TTGAGTCCCTGAGGTTGACAactcaccaccaccaccacacaccCCATCTTCAGCCCCGTGAGCGAGGGCTGACACCGCGTGTCCCTGTGTGCAGGATCCCAGTGGGAACCGCGTGGCAGAGTGGCAGGAGGTGAGCCCGCGGCAGGGCATCGTGGACCTGTCCTTCCCGCTGGCTGCAGAGCCGGCCCTGGGCACGTACATCATCGAGGTGGAGGGGAAGAGCCACTCCTTCAGTGTGAAGGACAACGGTGCGTGGGGATGAAGGCTGGGCTCCACACGGGGTGTTCAGGAGCCATCACATGGGATGGCAAGAAACTCCCAAAGGAAGAAATGGGCACAATCCCATTCCCTGCTGGTCtccccccagggctgccccactTTGAAGTGCTGATCCAGCTGCCCCGTGTCGTGACGGTGAAGGACGAGAAGATTCTGCTGGACGTCTGCGGGCAGTGAGTtggagagcagccccagcagcaaggctggcTGCTCCTGGGGTGATGCTCCCCCGGCAGCCTCCCCATCCGCTCcccttcctgctccctcctgaCAGGTACCCATCCGGGAAAACTTTCCGGGGAAGGGCTGAGGCCAGGCTGTGCCAGTCccacaaatactttattttcccAGAGGAATCTACGAAGATCTGTGCTGAGTTTAGGGGCCAGGtgagggcagcaggagagggagaaggcagaTGGGTGGTGGTCCTGGAAATATTTCCCCATCTTGGGGTGCTTGGGCTGATGATGACCGGGTGCATCATTCGGGCATCGCCAGGTGATCCAGTTCTCATGTGAAAGTGCTGCAAACCCAGAGTCATCCCAAAGAGGGCAGAGGAGCCGAGCAGGGACTCTTGGGGTGGTCCTCGGGCCACGATGGGCAGGAATGGGACAGCCCGATGCATGGCAGAGCGCGGTACCAGCCCCAGGGGGGCAAGTTTGCTGGATCCAAGGGTTGCAGGACAGGatggagggaggcagcagcagcgggcTGAGCGGTAGCTGGGAGCCCAAGGACGACAGCAGATGGGCCCAAGGGCCCAGCCACAGGGCTGCTGCTAACGCGGTGACTCTCTCCTTCAGACGGGGAAGAACGGCTGCTTCTCCACTGAGGTGCCGGTGGCTTCCTTCAACCCGACCAGCTTCTACAACGAGAGTTGGCTCTATGCCTACGCGTcgctgctggaggaggggacCGGTGAGCACAGCCATGCCGACAGCCACCCGGTGATGTCCTGGGGTGGTGGCACCTGGAGGACATGGCACAACTGCTCTGCTCGGGTGTCCCCAGGGTCTCTGTCCTTCCCATCCACAAGCATCAGCTGCTCCGTGCTCTTACTTGCTTTGGGGTCATTTTTCCTCTACTCCTGACTGTGGGAGCAATCCCTTAGGTCCTGAAGGCTGATCAGgagtttcttctccttccaaCATCCCACCCCCAGACATTCCTCCATCGTcgacctctccttccccactcTCTGCCTCCCTGAGACTAGTTAGCGTGCTTGATTAGTGCCTGGAGAGCTACCAgggtaattatttttcttattggGTCTTTCTGACTTTGAATCTAGTCATAGTTGCTATCTGCCTGGGGAGGGCTTGTTAGACACATCCTTAGAGTCAAGTAAAAAGCCCAATTTCAGCACAGTGCAGCTGCAAGTGGCCTCTTCTATTAGCTTGCAGCCATTAAGAGGGGCATTTTGGGGTACAGCTTGGTATTTCGGTAGCACGCAGATCTTGGCTGAGTGTGATCTTGCTCACACCACAGCTCCCATCACACCTGAGGAccattttttgcatttgttgccCAATGACTGTGGTTTTGCACTGTGCAAACTTGCCCCAACTACTGCCTGCAAGAGGACAGCTTTGTTTCATATGGCCACTTGCAAAGACAGCAGTAGGGAGCAAACGTGTAACGCTGCGTGTCTGAGACTCTCTGACCCATCGTTCCTGGGGGGAATCACCAGGACAAATTACTGAGTCCCTCTCTcatctccccctcctctccacAGGGATGCGGCGTACAGTGACCAAAAGCTGTATGATTGTGTATGAAATGGCCACAATCACCTTTGAAAACACCGATAAATTCTACAAGCCTGGGATTCCCTACACTGGGACGGTAATGGGGGGGTCCCTGCACCCTGTAGGGCTCCCCCTGCACCCTGCTGCACCCAATCCTGCTCCCTCTGACCCCCAACCCTGCTATCCCacccctgccctctgccccatggctgcagcccagcccggggcatctccccttccctcccagtgcagatgctgctgaaggGAACCAATGGCTCTGCCCTGAAGGAGAAGGAGCTCCTGCTTGTGGTTAACGCTggagaagaaacacaaagaaaaacccTGCTCACGGACGGATTGGGGAGAGCCTCCTTCGAGCTGGAGACCTCTGGTTGGAGTGGCACGGTCTCCCTGCGTGTAAGTGATCTGTGTCCCACACTCGTCAGGCACCCTGGATTTAGTAAAGATCACAGAGGTTTTCTTACACAAAATCTTCCAGCCTCCCCTTGACCCCATTTTGTCCTTCTGCACCCACAACATCCTATGGTAAAGAGCTCCACGTGTTTATTAGCCCTGTTTAATACCTTGATTGCCTGTCGGACCCTACAGACCCTAGCAcccttcctgctcctcctgcactGGGAAAAGGGGCTGCTCTCACTTGTGGTGCATTCTGCAAGTTCTTCCTCTaattccttctctctgccttaCTGTTTTCATACTTCACTGCCAAATTTCAGGATCCCTTCTACCTTCACCATCTGGGCACAAAGTCAGATAGATAGATGTGGGATGCTTTTTCAGTTCCTACCATCTGCCCACACGTGTTGCTTAGCCGTGCCTGCCTTCTGTTGCCATTCCCCGGCTACCCCTTTGAGTGTGCTTTGGACAAGCCCCATGATGGCACGCAGCTCTCTTTTTTGGGTGCTGAGCACAGCTGGATTGCGTTTCTTGGCATGCTCCTGCAGGGACGTTACAGCAAAGCGCACGGCAGTCGCAGTTGCAGAGTGGCTTTCCACCCCTAccatgctctgctgctgggctgaTCTTTGCCATTGAGAGCCTTGATTTCCACTCCTCAGGGTGAGCTCAAGGATGACCCTCCAGCCTCGGAGGAGGAAGACGAGGAGTATCTCAACTACCAAAGTGCCACTCACTACCTGTATCCCTTGTCTGCGGACAGCAAAAATTTCCTGAAGATCCACAGGGTGGAAAAGAAGCTGCCCTGCGGCCAACCCCAGCAGCTCGGGGTGGATTACTTGTTTGATGAGAAGGCCATGGGGATCGAGCTGCAGAGCCTGGATGTGGTCTTCCTGGTGAGCCTTCACCTGGGGAGAGATGGGAGACTGCatgaagggcagagctcagggGAGGAGAATGAGGCTGTCCGGGGTGTGGGGTTAAGCCTTCCCCTCCAGCAGAAGCCGATTCCagacagccctgggcaggtACTCTTGGCTTCAGGACTCAGGGATGGACCCTGGAGCTGTCAGGTCTTGGGGCACCATTTCCATCCCTCCTGCAGGACGCGGCTCTAATAGTCTCTTTGAGCGTCCTCCATGGCCTCCCCTCATCTGCTTGTGCCCGTTCCACGCTCAGCATCAGTTTTGTTgttcccatctcctcctctgcaggtcCTGGCCAAGGGGACCATTGCCACCGTCCTCAGGaaagagctgcctgcagaggcTGGTAGGTCCCGAGGCATGGACGGGCTGTGTAGGGCTCTGCTCTCCGTGCCTGCTCCTcatctcccctcctttcccatgGCCCAGGCCTGAGAGGCTTCTTCTCCCTGGAGCTGCCCATCGGCCCCGAGCTGGCACCCACAGCCAAGGTGCTGGGCTACGCAGTGCTGCCCGACGGTGAGATGGTGGCTGACAGCACCGAGCTCAAGGTGGCCAAGTGCTTCCCCAGCAAGGTGAGTAGAGGCTGCCGGAGGCGGGGGAGTTGCTGCGGGGCTCGGTGGGGAGATGTGGGCACTGAGCCTCGCTCTTCAGCAGAGCCTTTCTTCATCCCCTGCAACTGGCTGGTCCCAGACTCTCCTTTCAGGGAgggttttccttcctctcccattcctgttgctgctgcaaACCATCTCCTGGCTTTGATCACAGTCCTCACTCTCCATCCTTGGCTGGCGTTTGGGGTCAGGCTGTGGCACAGAGGTCCTTCCTGGGAccagctcccctctcccctaACCCAAAGGCTTCCCTCTGTCCAGGTGAATCTGTCCTTCTCGGAGCAGAGGGCTCTGGTGGGCTCACGGCTCCACCTGAAGGTGCAGGCTGCCCCAGGGTCACTGTGTGCTGTCTACGCCGTGGATCAACGCACGCGGTCCTCCGGTCCCAAGGGCAAGCTCAACCCCAGCATGGTGAGTCTGGAATAACCTCAGTGCTGGGCTGGTCCTGGGCTAGACTGGACGTGCTGCTGGGGCATGGGGACAGCACTTTCTTCTCACCATCACCCATTTTAGGGGAGGACGGTAGGGAACTTGGGGGAGCTGCCCCTGCAGGATGAATGCTGGGTGTCCAGGAGCCCCCAGAGAGCCCCTGCCACCACTCACGGACTTTGGGTCTTTGCAAGGGAGATCGTGCATTGCCGACCGAGGTGGGGTTAACCACAGAATTGCTCTGCGGTGCTTCCTGGGGTGGAAATCTTGAAAACAGAGTGCGGGCGGTGGGAAGCATCCCCTGCTCTTGGGGAGAAGAGAGATGGGGCAGTGATCGGTCCCagtggaggggctggggctggtggcagggcAGCATCACTGCGATGCCCAGGGAGGTGCAGAAGCTACGGGGTGATGCCAGGGGCAAAAGGGCTTGGAGCTGGGCCAAGAGCGTTTCATGTCTTTCTCACTCAAAGTTCATGTTTTCGGTTTAGGTCTATAACTTGCTCCCAACGTTTTCTGAAGACAGCTATCTTTTTGAAGTTGAAGAACCTGATTTACCTCGCTGTGGGAGAAACAAGTTCGGACACATAGCAGCCCTTCCAGCCATTAACTGTTTTGATGTGCCAAGGAAAAGCTGGAGAGCGTGCCAGCGCAGCCTGTGGCGCAGGGAGGTACCGGTGTCTGACATCGAGCCAGGCTTCTACAGCCTGGTTGAGGTACGAGCCCTGCCTCacactcctcttcctcccaggaAGGATTACTCAGGGTGCTGGGGGCACTCAGTCCCTCACCCAGCCCACGTCTGTGCTCATGAACCATGCTCTTACATCGCCCAGTAACATGTCCTGCCCCTCGCTTCACCAGCCCAGGACAGACATGTGAAATGCATCTGTCAGTCCAGGCACAGCGGCATTTCACAGGGACGGGGCTAAGCTCTGCTCTTCACATCACAAATCTGGGCTTGGAGTAAACAGCATGGATTGGCCTGGCATTCCCCTTCTTTTTTGGGGTGCATGTCTCCCACTGGCAGCAAACCCAGGGGTCGGGGCTGTTTGGGAATGGAGCGGGCAAAGCAGATCCACCAGATCTTTCCCAACTATCCCTGGTGCAGCAGCTTCCCCTGACACAGATATTCCTCTCCTGCACTCCTGTTGCAGCGTGGCAGGGGGTCCTCATCTTCAGGAGCTCTGTTCCGGCATGGGGCTTTAAGCACATGTTGATTCCTTGCTTCAGAAAGGGATGGAAAGGTGTTTCGGTATCTCTGGGCTTCAGCATGGTGCTGTTCTCTCTCATGTGTCATGTTTCAGGATGCAGGTTTGAAAACTGTCACCAACGCTCAGCTGGGCTGTGTAGTAAACATCCAGTTCCAAAGCTACCAAGGCCTTTTATACCCCCCAGGCGAGTGGAGAGAATCTGTAACAGCCTCCATGCTGGCTGCAGAAGGATGGGTAGGGACATCCTGCCTCCTTCCATCCTTTCTGGCAGCACGTTCAAGTCATGCCCCTGTTTGCAGGAGCAGGACTGGAGGAGGATGAGCAGGTGGGTGTCATGCAGGACACAGGGACGCAGATGGATTTCCTGGAGACATGGCTGTGGGAGCTGGTCCCTGTGGGATGAGTAAGGAGCCCCAAGCAGACCTCAAGTCAGGGGACTGCTCTTATTGCATCAGCTTCACCTCTGGGTGCAGCACCCAGACCTCCGGTTCAACATCCATGTATCCAGGAGTGACACCGAGACATGTCCAGCCCCTTCCCTTGGACCTCAGCACTGACCCTGGGAGAGACTGGGGCAAGTCTGTCCTGTAGGCAGGGGATGCTGTAAGAGATAAGAGCACTGATGGTACCTCTGCCCATCTCCAAGCATGTGATGGCCACCAGTGGTTGCCAGGACCTAGAGGAAGGGGGTTGGCATGCTCCTTCTGCTGGCTCTGCCCATCAGACCCAGCCTGCAAGGTCTGTCCATCTTCTACTGCCCCGCAGGGAGGGGGGCTCTGCAGAGGTGACGGTGACAGTGCCCGATGCCATCACTGAGTGGGAAGCTGGGATGTTCTGCACGGCCCCGTTGGGCTTGGGGCTGGCTCCTGCCACCACCCTCACGGCCTTCAAGCCTTTCTTCGTGGAGCTGGCGCTGCCCTACGCTGTGGTCCGCCACGAAGCCTTCACCTTCGTGGCCACCGTCTTCAACTACCTGCGGCAGTGCCTGCGggtgagcggggccggggagggggtcCTGGGTCTGGGGTCCGGCGGGGGCTGATGGAGCCGTGGCTGTGGTCTGGCAGGTTCAGGTGACGCTGGCAGAGTCGGCGGAGCTGGAGGTGTTGACAGGCACGGACAAGGTGTACAGAGACTGTGTCTGCACGGACGAAGAGAGGACCTTCCGGTGGAGCGTGCAAGACACCAGCCTGGGTACAGAGGGGACAGCAAAGgtctggggagggggaggagagccCAGTGGTAAGACTCCTTGCAAAACTCCTCTTTGTCACTGCTTTTCTgatcctttcctcccccttccagctccctctcccctcccctctctcccttttcccttctccacccTCCAGCCTCTTCCCTCCATTTCCCGGTTCCATTGCACCCATTGcaccctcctccttccccgGCTCCCCGGGATGGCTCTGAGCTGGAGCCAGCCCCTGAGGCAGTGTCGCAGTGAAGTCCCCCATCTGCCTCCGCAGGGGAGGTGAACGTCACCGTCATTGCCAAGGCCCTGCGCTCCAAGAAGCTCTGCGGCACCGAGATGCCTGTGGTGCCAGCCCAGGGGTGTGTGGACACCGAGACAAAACTCCTGATGGTGCAGGTGAGCGGAGTGAGGCGGTGGGCTTGCACCAACCTCTcgctgggagcagagctgcaccCAAAGCAGTTGCCCCCGGAGCGGAGCAGAGCATCTCCCCATCCCTCGGCCAGGCTGGACGGTGCCTGTGGGTGCTGCAAGGTGCGGGGAGAGCACCAGCACCCAGAGCAAGGGGAGAGTCTGTGTCCACGCGCCATCCCACTGATGGtaccttcccttcccttttggGGTGAGATTGGTAGATTTGAGGCCGCTGGCTGTGTGATGTTCACTTTGCTCCCCTCATCACATCGTGCACGGGGCTGCTTCAAGGACAGCCCGGCTTGGCCCAGGTGGCCCTGAGCTCTCCTGGCCTGTCAGAGCTGAtgggctgctggtggggacACGGGTTCCAGGCGGGACGTTTGTGGGAGGCGGGGAGGCATTTCTGGGACAGAGAAGGGCAGGCTGACTCTGATCCCGGTCTCATACATGCTGTATTCCTGGTTTTAAAGTCTCCAAGACCAATGTGAAGGAAAATTGCAGCTGCCTGGCTGTCCCTCTGCTCGTGACCCCGTCGTACCCCACCAGACAGCCACAGTCCCGAGGTCTGGCAGCCTTTTCCCACCCCTTCGTCCCCTTCGCCTGACCCAGCAGGAGCCTGCAGCAACGTGGTTGAGACAAGGACTCTGAAacccagccccgctccccagcagccctgccatcCCGTGGGGCTCAGGGGCTGCCCGGggagcagctgctttgctggccaCCGTGGAGTCGTGGTTTCCCTTGACCTGATGCCAGTGCAATCCCTCGGAGAGGGGACCAGGGCAGGTGAACTGACCCTGGGCTGACAAAAAGCCTCGGGAGATCAGTGCCAGCCTGATGGCTGGGCATGGGGAGGATGCTCAGGGCTGCCCTGAGTGCAGCCCTGTCCCTTTCCCCACTCAGCCAggctgaaaaatgaagaaaaatgcaaatgggATAAGGGAGGTGGAAGCAGCAAAACGTTTTTCTTGCAAGAAAGCTCCCTTTCTTCAGGCTCTTTCCCACCATCTCTGACCAAAGCCAGCCCTGTGTCCCAAAACACACTTTGTGTTAGGGGCTCAGTGCTCCTGTCCACCTTGATGTGTAAGAGGGGCCGTACCTTCACTTTGCTTTGCTAAATAAAAAGCTGAGACCAAACCAGAGAGAGCATTCATTGCATGGGCAACaaggcagcagaagaaacagcacaaCGTGGGGTCAGTGGTGCCTGGtcaggaggggctgggggacaaCGCACTCTGGTTCCTGCTCCAAAGTCACCAGCAGCACCAAATGACGAATCCTCCGTGCAATATTTCCCGTCAGCAGCCCCGCAGGCACCGATCGGAAAGGCAGAGCCCCCCCCTGCTCCCGAATCGATCTCTCCTTGGCCACGCTGCTCGTGGCCCCCACTGCATCCTGTCCCGTGCCCTGAAGGGCTCAGTGTGCTGATGGCCCTGAGCTTCTTGTCACGTTGAACCATCCCTGGGGTGCCTGTCGGGGCACTGACCCATGCCCGCATCCTGGGGCAGCAGGATGGGCTCGGGGCCATGCTCCTGCCTTGTGTCCATGGGGGTGGTGGGGACCAGCCTCCTCCAGACACCGACACCGTGTGGGGCTGCTCCTGAAGGGCAGGGAGGTGAGCACAGGGCTGTATCCAGCAATACTCGAGCAGGGCAGGCATGGGGACAGCAGCCGTGGTCATCCAAGAGCCCATGGGAAGGAGGTCAGCCCCATCCATGGCTTTCCACAGCactgcctctgcctctccccatgTCCCCAAAGGGAAGGGGACTGCAAAACCCCGGAGCAGGGGATGCACTCAGGACAGTGTGTGGCTGTCGTGGAGCTGCCTCAACTTT
This region includes:
- the LOC127026752 gene encoding LOW QUALITY PROTEIN: alpha-2-macroglobulin-like protein 1 (The sequence of the model RefSeq protein was modified relative to this genomic sequence to represent the inferred CDS: substituted 1 base at 1 genomic stop codon): MVLFPSVLYYPYTGKVHVHLMDLDEPVRVTLHLASSHGVPNVTLEEQGSDILQLNWPRFSNISTPPAGIYEVAHLHVSIQGGSLQVSKQNKVLVKALKLGTLVQTDKDVYKPGQTVKFRIVRLDQNFIPSNRELPLVAVQDPSGNRVAEWQEVSPRQGIVDLSFPLAAEPALGTYIIEVEGKSHSFSVKDNGLPHFEVLIQLPRVVTVKDEKILLDVCGQYPSGKTFRGRAEARLCQSHKYFIFPEESTKICAEFRGQTGKNGCFSTEVPVASFNPTSFYNESWLYAYASLLEEGTGMRRTVTKSCMIVYEMATITFENTDKFYKPGIPYTGTGELKDDPPASEEEDEEYLNYQSATHYLYPLSADSKNFLKIHRVEKKLPCGQPQQLGVDYLFDEKAMGIELQSLDVVFLVLAKGTIATVLRKELPAEAGLRGFFSLELPIGPELAPTAKVLGYAVLPDGEMVADSTELKVAKCFPSKVNLSFSEQRALVGSRLHLKVQAAPGSLCAVYAVDQRTRSSGPKGKLNPSMVYNLLPTFSEDSYLFEVEEPDLPRCGRNKFGHIAALPAINCFDVPRKSWRACQRSLWRREVPVSDIEPGFYSLVEDAGLKTVTNAQLGCVVNIQFQSYQGLLYPPGAGLEEDEQVGVMQDTGTQMDFLETWLWELVPVGXGGSAEVTVTVPDAITEWEAGMFCTAPLGLGLAPATTLTAFKPFFVELALPYAVVRHEAFTFVATVFNYLRQCLRVQVTLAESAELEVLTGTDKVYRDCVCTDEERTFRWSVQDTSLGEVNVTVIAKALRSKKLCGTEMPVVPAQGCVDTETKLLMVQSPRPM